A window of Deinococcus radiotolerans contains these coding sequences:
- a CDS encoding dynamin family protein codes for MTTRTTLPDPHLNPIQDLRAQRNHAAYILDTLTDFQAQLPTPDPFITRQIAALEASLDRTSLPEHYRVAVVGSFKVGKSSFINKVCDLGNLASVSTNPETATITSFRYDTAARAEVHFLSRATWTRMAAIHSEDPSDPQARRYQRFYEKVVSQHQRDEVAREAGKEVQERDHDALLAEYVTDENRPIVLRCDDWNDRKQRKAFAAQVKKYVSSRDPLHCLVERVEIFAPIPLISEGIELIDTPGLDDTDAYRVQATEREVNDVDAILFLTHSGRSYSQSDKDFIITQVRKRRLRSLKMAITKIDVTYDAAVRQAQEDDEDIPTLAEHKQEELERIRSALNETLDEILRKSELTPEESQYFTRMLGDVDIFFTSSHWHDLGTEVDEKIRNRQRSGIPELQQVLAKMFQNADIVQEARASIGDAISLLLKQIEAYIQQQRSLEQDLEQEKKVESELIHTQQLVTARLKTFARKIDLRLENSRMLDQLDQDFVNTRIRQISVYVQDIINQFEQEDLIRHWRERREGGWLYLSRFSQLVANRTFAAFESLIQRFQEPMLKAAQTTERHVDAFVEDLATLSKEHELFRHDTIELVDAIRSRLRVDRSVLREIIESEQQRISERIEDFMDDRMQQRIDEARQSVTLASGRGTTVMQNDEVRRFYDEFADIVRPGFEKYLHGQFQHYLDIVAERLSGVYKSLNQEIEIRLDEQRSLVSEILSNQERGNGLAMRTAINALELRLAEHPPLLAPAAPTPAAATLNRPHRVRA; via the coding sequence ATGACGACCCGCACTACTCTGCCCGACCCGCACCTCAACCCTATTCAGGATCTCCGCGCACAGCGGAACCACGCCGCGTACATTCTCGACACCCTCACGGATTTCCAAGCGCAGCTGCCCACACCAGACCCGTTCATCACGCGGCAGATCGCGGCCCTGGAAGCCAGCCTGGACCGTACCAGCCTGCCTGAACACTACCGGGTGGCCGTCGTCGGATCCTTCAAAGTCGGGAAATCCAGTTTCATCAACAAGGTCTGCGACCTGGGCAACCTCGCGAGTGTCAGCACCAATCCGGAAACGGCGACCATCACCAGCTTCCGCTATGACACCGCGGCCCGCGCCGAAGTGCACTTCCTCTCCCGCGCCACCTGGACTCGCATGGCGGCCATTCACAGCGAGGACCCCAGTGATCCGCAGGCACGGCGGTATCAGCGCTTCTACGAGAAAGTCGTCTCTCAGCATCAGCGAGACGAGGTGGCGCGAGAGGCAGGAAAGGAAGTTCAGGAGCGTGATCATGACGCTCTGCTAGCCGAGTACGTCACGGACGAGAATCGGCCTATCGTCTTGCGCTGTGACGACTGGAATGACCGGAAGCAGCGCAAAGCCTTCGCTGCGCAGGTGAAAAAGTACGTGTCCAGCCGTGACCCACTGCACTGCCTGGTCGAACGGGTCGAGATCTTCGCCCCAATTCCACTGATCAGCGAAGGCATTGAACTGATCGACACGCCTGGCCTGGACGACACGGACGCCTACCGCGTGCAGGCCACGGAACGGGAAGTCAACGACGTGGACGCCATCCTGTTCCTCACGCACAGTGGCCGCTCGTACTCCCAGAGCGACAAGGACTTCATCATCACGCAGGTCCGCAAACGACGGCTGCGCAGCCTCAAGATGGCCATCACGAAGATCGACGTCACCTACGACGCGGCCGTGCGGCAGGCGCAGGAAGATGACGAAGACATTCCTACCCTGGCAGAACACAAGCAGGAAGAGCTGGAACGCATTCGCAGCGCCCTGAACGAGACGCTGGATGAAATCCTGCGGAAATCTGAACTGACGCCCGAAGAGTCGCAGTACTTCACTCGCATGCTGGGCGACGTGGACATCTTCTTCACGTCGTCGCACTGGCATGACCTCGGCACGGAAGTCGACGAGAAAATCCGTAACCGCCAGCGCTCCGGCATTCCGGAACTGCAGCAGGTGCTCGCGAAGATGTTCCAGAACGCCGACATCGTGCAGGAGGCCCGCGCGTCTATTGGTGACGCCATCTCACTGCTGCTGAAACAGATCGAGGCGTACATTCAGCAGCAGCGCAGCCTGGAACAGGATCTGGAGCAGGAAAAAAAGGTCGAGAGCGAGCTGATTCACACGCAGCAACTCGTGACAGCTCGCCTGAAAACCTTCGCCCGCAAAATCGACCTGCGCCTTGAGAACAGCCGCATGCTGGACCAGCTGGACCAGGACTTCGTGAACACCCGCATCCGGCAGATTTCGGTCTACGTGCAGGACATCATCAATCAGTTCGAGCAGGAAGACCTGATCCGTCACTGGCGTGAACGCCGGGAAGGCGGATGGCTGTACCTGAGCCGCTTCTCGCAGCTGGTGGCCAACCGCACGTTTGCCGCATTCGAGAGCCTGATCCAGCGCTTCCAGGAACCCATGCTGAAGGCGGCGCAGACCACCGAACGGCACGTGGATGCCTTTGTGGAGGATCTCGCCACCCTCAGCAAAGAGCACGAGCTGTTCCGGCACGACACCATCGAACTGGTCGACGCCATCCGCTCGCGCCTGCGCGTGGATCGTAGTGTCCTGCGGGAAATCATCGAGTCCGAACAGCAACGCATCAGCGAACGCATCGAGGACTTCATGGACGACCGCATGCAGCAGCGGATCGACGAAGCCCGGCAGTCCGTGACCCTGGCGTCCGGCCGGGGCACCACCGTCATGCAGAACGACGAAGTGCGCCGCTTCTACGACGAATTCGCCGACATTGTCCGCCCCGGATTTGAGAAATACCTGCACGGCCAGTTCCAGCACTACCTGGATATCGTCGCCGAACGCCTCAGCGGCGTGTACAAGAGCCTCAACCAGGAAATCGAGATTCGCCTAGACGAGCAGCGCAGCCTCGTGTCCGAAATCCTGAGCAACCAGGAACGCGGAAACGGGCTGGCCATGCGCACCGCCATCAACGCACTGGAACTTCGCCTGGCAGAACACCCACCCCTGCTTGCCCCGGCTGCCCCCACCCCAGCTGCTGCCACGCTGAACCGGCCTCACCGCGTCCGCGCCTGA
- the hsdR gene encoding type I restriction-modification system endonuclease, giving the protein MPSSPPSNFEDLSRVEPLLAQLGTLAERYAVQDPNTALLKLRQYGELLARVIAARSGHLLDEDETQVARLARLQREGVLPREVWQLLTELRRAGNEANHAFTGEKQQALSHLKFGWIVGVWLIRTFHDATYTCGDFIDPPQREDAERLRTLLAEAEQARADAERRLKDAQSQAPKDTSGIATAANQAAARIHLSEEETRELIDAQLRAAGWETDSVQLRYAKGTRPTKGRNLAIAEWPVGDKERADYALFAGLTLVAVVEAKHKKKSVMSSLEQAARYSRHFNLASVPDLDYPHGPWGEYRVPFLFATNGRPYLAQLRTESGIWFRDARRPVNPSHPLPGWHTPQDLLALLHQDTAAADERLKSEPMEYELSLRLYQKTAIQAVEAGIAAGQRELLLAMATGTGKTKTAIALIYRLLKAGRFRRVLFLVDRETLGEQASNDFKTTRLEGTRTFAETFGLTAMGDGDIDTDTNVHVTTVQGLVRRVTGDAPPAVGTYDLIVVDEAHRGYTLDRELADAELGWRNENEYVSKYRQVIEYFDAVKVALTATPALHTTEIFGKPVYAYTYRQAVLDGVLIDHEPPTLIETELSMTGIRFKQGEQIPTYTPGADEVVLFEAPDDVGLEIEDFNRRVIAKGFNQAVCAFLAEHLNPFGPDKTLVFCVNDRHADEVVDLLREALRAKYGELDDGAVMKITGASDQPLQLTRRFRNESSPAIAVTVDLLTTGVDVPAISTLVFLRRVSSRILFEQMLGRATRRCDEIDKTVFRIYDAVRAYEAIQDFITMPAVVQQPKRSFVSLGEDLQAAPTTEARALLRDELVAKLQRVKGRLTDAARDTFEGETGHKPEAFIQVLRQATPDEAADLITQHAPMLTLLDTGRTSGGQPIYISEHADQVMYVQSEFPGGRRAEDYLSAFEQLVQKNQDLLPALSTVLTRPADLTRTDLLDLKRQLDAQGFSEVNLQRAYANVKNVDAAASIIGFIRAAALNESPQPFDARVDAALARLLGTKTWTPPQQKWLQRLAAQLKANGYLDRDLLDQPTNPVRKELGGFDRLSTAVFGGQLPDLLTEFQQDVWTASA; this is encoded by the coding sequence CGTGCTGCCCCGCGAGGTGTGGCAACTCCTGACCGAACTTCGCCGGGCGGGAAACGAAGCCAACCACGCCTTCACGGGCGAGAAGCAGCAGGCACTGAGCCACCTGAAATTTGGCTGGATTGTCGGGGTATGGCTGATCCGGACCTTCCACGACGCCACCTACACGTGCGGCGATTTCATTGATCCGCCGCAACGCGAGGATGCGGAACGCCTGCGCACCCTGCTGGCTGAAGCTGAGCAAGCGCGGGCCGATGCCGAGCGCCGACTGAAGGACGCGCAGTCGCAGGCGCCGAAAGACACGTCTGGGATTGCCACCGCTGCCAATCAGGCCGCGGCGCGCATTCATCTCAGCGAGGAAGAAACCCGAGAGCTGATCGACGCGCAGCTTCGCGCCGCCGGCTGGGAAACAGACAGCGTGCAGTTGCGGTACGCCAAGGGCACCCGCCCAACGAAGGGGCGGAATCTGGCCATCGCCGAGTGGCCGGTCGGAGACAAGGAGCGAGCGGATTACGCCCTGTTCGCCGGGCTGACGCTTGTGGCCGTCGTCGAGGCCAAACACAAAAAAAAGAGTGTGATGAGCAGTCTGGAGCAGGCGGCGCGCTATAGCCGTCACTTCAACCTGGCCAGCGTCCCCGATCTCGATTACCCGCATGGACCGTGGGGCGAATACCGGGTGCCCTTCCTGTTCGCGACGAACGGCCGCCCCTACCTGGCGCAGCTGAGAACCGAGAGTGGCATCTGGTTCCGGGATGCGCGCCGCCCCGTGAATCCGTCCCATCCGCTGCCCGGCTGGCATACCCCACAGGATCTGCTGGCCCTGCTGCATCAGGACACCGCCGCCGCCGATGAACGCCTGAAGTCCGAGCCGATGGAGTACGAGTTGAGCCTGCGGCTCTACCAGAAGACCGCGATTCAGGCGGTCGAAGCTGGGATTGCCGCCGGTCAGCGTGAACTGCTGCTGGCCATGGCTACTGGCACTGGTAAGACCAAGACGGCCATCGCCCTGATTTACCGCCTGTTGAAAGCAGGTCGGTTCCGGCGCGTGCTGTTCCTCGTGGACCGCGAGACGCTGGGCGAGCAGGCCAGCAACGACTTCAAGACCACCCGCCTGGAAGGCACGCGCACATTCGCCGAGACGTTCGGCCTGACCGCGATGGGCGACGGAGACATTGACACGGACACGAACGTGCATGTCACGACCGTCCAGGGGCTCGTGCGGCGCGTCACGGGTGACGCCCCACCGGCAGTGGGGACGTACGACCTGATCGTGGTGGACGAGGCGCACCGTGGCTACACGCTGGACCGTGAACTGGCCGACGCCGAACTCGGCTGGCGCAACGAGAACGAGTACGTCAGCAAGTACCGGCAGGTGATCGAGTACTTCGACGCAGTCAAGGTTGCCCTGACCGCCACGCCCGCTCTACACACCACCGAGATTTTCGGCAAGCCCGTGTACGCCTACACGTACCGGCAGGCAGTACTGGACGGCGTGTTGATCGATCACGAGCCTCCGACGCTGATCGAGACGGAACTGTCCATGACGGGCATTCGCTTCAAACAGGGCGAGCAGATCCCCACGTACACGCCCGGCGCGGATGAAGTCGTGCTGTTCGAAGCTCCTGACGACGTGGGCCTGGAGATTGAGGACTTCAACCGGCGGGTGATCGCCAAGGGCTTCAACCAGGCCGTGTGCGCCTTCCTGGCCGAGCACCTGAATCCCTTCGGACCGGACAAGACCCTGGTGTTCTGCGTGAACGACCGCCACGCCGACGAGGTCGTCGATCTTCTCCGGGAAGCTCTGCGGGCGAAGTACGGGGAACTGGACGACGGAGCGGTCATGAAGATCACGGGCGCGAGCGATCAGCCCCTGCAGCTCACGCGGCGATTCCGGAACGAGTCGAGTCCAGCGATTGCCGTCACCGTGGACCTGCTGACCACCGGCGTGGACGTCCCGGCGATCAGCACGCTGGTGTTCCTGCGTCGCGTCAGCAGCCGCATCCTGTTCGAGCAGATGCTGGGCCGCGCCACGCGCCGCTGCGACGAGATCGACAAGACCGTGTTCCGCATCTACGACGCCGTCCGCGCCTACGAGGCCATTCAGGACTTCATCACGATGCCCGCCGTCGTGCAGCAGCCCAAACGCAGCTTCGTGAGCCTCGGGGAGGATCTCCAGGCCGCCCCGACCACCGAGGCCCGCGCCCTGCTCCGGGATGAACTGGTCGCGAAACTCCAGCGGGTCAAAGGACGCCTGACCGACGCCGCCCGCGACACCTTCGAAGGAGAGACCGGCCACAAGCCCGAAGCGTTCATTCAGGTGCTCCGGCAGGCCACACCCGACGAGGCCGCCGACCTGATCACGCAGCACGCCCCCATGCTGACGCTGCTGGACACCGGCCGCACCAGCGGCGGGCAGCCCATCTACATCAGCGAGCATGCCGACCAGGTGATGTACGTGCAGTCCGAATTCCCCGGTGGTCGTCGCGCCGAGGACTACCTGAGTGCCTTCGAGCAGCTGGTGCAGAAAAACCAGGATCTGCTGCCCGCGCTGAGCACCGTCCTGACGAGACCCGCCGACCTGACCCGCACCGACCTGTTGGACCTGAAACGGCAACTGGACGCGCAGGGCTTCAGCGAAGTGAACCTGCAACGCGCCTACGCCAACGTGAAGAACGTCGACGCTGCCGCCAGCATCATCGGATTCATCCGGGCCGCCGCGCTGAACGAATCGCCGCAACCCTTCGACGCGCGGGTGGACGCCGCACTCGCCCGGCTGCTCGGCACGAAAACTTGGACGCCCCCGCAACAGAAGTGGCTGCAGCGCCTCGCCGCGCAACTCAAAGCGAACGGGTACCTGGACCGTGACCTGCTCGACCAGCCCACCAACCCAGTCCGCAAGGAACTGGGCGGATTCGACCGCCTCAGCACAGCTGTGTTCGGCGGGCAGCTACCTGACCTGCTGACCGAGTTCCAGCAGGACGTCTGGACCGCCTCCGCCTGA